The following coding sequences lie in one Montipora foliosa isolate CH-2021 chromosome 11, ASM3666993v2, whole genome shotgun sequence genomic window:
- the LOC137974638 gene encoding uncharacterized protein, giving the protein MQLYALVFFLIGSALAELKAEEKTETGDLWRDSMRSDELLQEEKELYHDGPVDDENGFSSLPAVKAEEEIQKEELLEDAMINDDTFYEEDDDDDDDDKDGDGGGGENKGKGKKVSSRRRILPSRRRILPSRRRILPSRRRILPSRRRILPSRRRILPSRRRILPSRRRILPSRRRILPSRRRILPSRRRILPSRRRILPNRRSQGQCPKCSCPRRANN; this is encoded by the exons ATGCAACTGTACGCGTTGGTTTTCTTCCTCATAGGTTCCGCCTTAGCGGAATTGAAGGCTGAAGAGAAGACAGAAACGGGTGACTTGTGGAGGGATTCCATGAGAAGTGACGAGCTTCTTCAGGAGGAGAAGGAACTTTATCACGATGGTCCAGTAGATGACGAAAACG GATTTTCTTCACTGCCGGCGGTGAAAGCTGAAGAGGAGATTCAAAAGGAAGAGCTGTTGGAAGATGCCATGATAAATGACGATACTTTTTACgaagaagacgacgacgacgacgacgacgataaAGACGGGGATGGTGGCGGAGGGGAAAACAAGG GGAAGGGCAAAAAAGTATCCAGCAGGCGACGAATACTTCCCAGCAGGCGACGAATACTCCCCAGCAGGCGACGAATACTTCCCAGTAGGCGACGAATACTTCCCAGCAGGCGACGAATACTTCCCAGTAGGCGACGAATACTTCCCAGCAGGCGACGAATACTTCCCAGCAGGCGGCGAATACTTCCCAGCAGGCGACGAATACTTCCCAGTAGGCGACGAATACTTCCCAGCAGGCGACGAATACTTCCCAGTAGGCGACGAATACTCCCCAACCGGAGATCCCAGGGACAATGCCCGAAGTGCTCATGTCCACGGAGAGCAAACAACTAA